One genomic window of Coffea eugenioides isolate CCC68of chromosome 1, Ceug_1.0, whole genome shotgun sequence includes the following:
- the LOC113776026 gene encoding transcription initiation factor TFIID subunit 11-like encodes MATFANPDNTLIRDEEIKSDKGSLPAKRNPELASLDEENIHEDTVDPNKKLKLGNDLSVENNDRSIGNDPLIPDVEENKDVNGTKNHSAHVEQVLENEDNEVEDQDGEDYEDEGEEEEEEEEEEEDKDGEEDSDDDDSDANAEIVDRKGKGIMRDDKGKGKLVEVSRDSSDSGSESDADSDLSDDPLAEIDLDNILPSRTRRRVVQPGVHISKDQGAKEDEDDSD; translated from the exons ATGGCAACTTTCGCCAACCCAGATAACACATTGATTCGTGATGAAG AGATCAAGAGTGACAAAGGATCTTTGCCTGCGAAAAGAAATCCTGAACTTGCCTCTCTGGACGAGGAAAACATACACGAGGACACAGTTGATCCAAACAAAAAGCTAAAGCTTGGCAATGACCTCTCCGTTGAAAACAATGACCGCTCCATTGGAAATGACCCTCTGATTCCAGATGTTGAAGAGAATAAAGATGTTAATGGAACTAAAAACCACAGTGCCCATGTGGAACAGGTACTGGAAAATGAGGATAATGAAGTCGAAGATCAAGATGGAGAAGACTATGAAGATGAAggggaggaagaggaagaggaagaggaagaggaggaggacAAGGATGGTGAGGAAGATAGCGATGATGACGACTCGGATGCCAATGCTGAGATAGTTGACCGAAAGGGCAAGGGAATTATGAGGGATGACAAGGGTAAAGGAAAATTAGTTGAGGTGTCACGGGATTCAAGTGATTCTGGAAGTGAATCTGATGCTGACAGTGATCTCTCAGACGATCCACTTGCTGAGATTGATTTGGATAACATTCTACCATCTAGGACGCGGCGGCGCGTGGTTCAGCCCGGAGTTCATATTTCCAAGGATCAAGGCGCTAAGGAGGATGAAGATGACAGTGATTAA
- the LOC113771969 gene encoding uncharacterized protein LOC113771969 has protein sequence MEHLSKNCSTILSVFFVLTTLFGLTFSAPDFTQFFCSNNIGNYTKNSKYQANLNTLLSSLSTNVSPDGFYNSSVGEDPDRTYALVLCRGDASFQDCETCVNDSANMILQLCPNQKEAIGWYTICMIRYSNKNFFGNMSTRPNFNLQSSVVPPNLSIFNQDLSNLTNSLRDQTVGGFSLKFAAGTRKSDSNITIYALMQCTPDIDGGDCNLCLGWALQVLSQCCYGTEGARVVGPSCSFWYEVFPFYNERVILSRPPPPPSLPPSLVPPPPKPATKGKHGNSTTLIIIGVVGGIALGLLSFCIFSFRRKWRSRRKGEKFQGLEEGDGVKAMQYDFGVISAATNNFSSTNLLGKGGFGAVYKGTLSDGKEIAVKRLSKGSGQGDQEFRNEVLLVAKLQHKSLVRLLGFSLKYEERLLVYEFMSNGSLDKFLFDSAKRSLLDWDQRYKIIESVAKGLLYLHEDSRLKIIHRDLKASNILLDEDMNAKISDFGMAKLFQLHESVAETNRVVGTYGYMAPEYALQGICSDKADVFSHGVLVLEIISGQKNRYVQQGQNVEDLLSIVWKNWIKGTASNIIDSTLKAGSAPIEAIVRCIHIGLLCVQDGVASRPTMASVVFMLHSLSPSLPMPSEPAYFSRSTSIASNNQPQQALEDSKAKRSGQIQPAGGAATNYSLNEASISEFDPRGWFLSVFYMLTNLVFLSVSQPSFTDFFCSKGVGNYTQNSTYQANLNSLLSSLSYNINPYGFYNSSFGQGLDTVNAIVLCRGDVDQETCRVCVQNSAGKLTQVCPNQKEAVGWYDQCMLRYSNKSIFGVMSNLPPFTLQNPLNSTNPILFSQEVSNLATSLENRIFSGNPDRKFAVGKSNNSNVETIYALMQCTPDIDPGTCNFCLRLTSNVMSQCCSWSQGARVVGPSCSFWYELIPFYNESAIPSPPGPPPSPQGNKGNKTWIVIVCVIVAVVLVILSVCIFIFTRKWQKRKKAAKLEELEEIDGAETVQYDFSTIRAATNNFSANDLLGKGGFGAVYKGTLSDGQMIAAKRLSKESGQGEQEFRNEVLLVAKLQHKSLVRLLGFCLEKTERLLIYEFLSNGSLDKLLFDPLKSSELDWDRRYRIVESVAKGLLYLHEDSRLKIIHRDLKASNILLDEDMNAKISDFGMARLFHADESVANTNRIAGTYGYMAPEYALHGLFSIKSDVFSYGVLVLEIISGLKNSYFRDGQTVEDLLSFAWKNWLGGTALKIIDPAITASSGSIQNIIRCIHIGLLCVQDDITKRPTSASVVLMLQSFSVSLPKPSEPAFFAHSRSIGSDKSDTPLLSEDSKTISTASPSQPAVASQSVNEASISDLDPR, from the exons ATGGAGCATCTTTCAAAAAATTGTAGTACAATTTTGTCAGTCTTTTTTGTGCTCACAACTCTGTTTGGCCTAACTTTTTCGGCACCAGATTTCACACAGTTTTTCTGTTCAAATAACATAGGCAATTACACAAAGAACAGCAAATACCAGGCCAATTTGAACACCCTTCTTTCATCCCTTTCTACTAATGTCAGTCCCGATGGATTCTACAATTCCTCGGTCGGCGAAGATCCTGACAGAACATATGCACTTGTGCTCTGCAGAGGAGATGCTAGTTTCCAAGATTGTGAAACCTGTGTTAATGATTCTGCTAATATGATCCTACAATTGTGTCCCAATCAAAAGGAGGCAATTGGATGGTATACTATTTGCATGATAAGGTACTCAAACAAGAACTTTTTTGGTAACATGAGTACTAGACCGAATTTCAATCTTCAGAGCTCAGTGGTTCCTCCAAACCTGAGTATATTCAATCAGGACCTGAGTAATTTGACAAACAGCCTTAGAGATCAAACGGTTGGAGGTTTTTCACTCAAGTTTGCTGCAGGGACAAGAAAGAGTGATAGCAATATCACCATCTATGCATTGATGCAATGCACACCTGACATAGATGGTGGAGATTGCAATCTTTGCCTTGGATGGGCTTTACAGGTTCTGTCACAATGCTGTTATGGTACAGAGGGGGCCAGGGTCGTTGGGCCAAGCTGTAGTTTTTGGTATGAGGTATTCCCCTTCTACAATGAACGGGTGATTCTTTCAAGGCCACCGCCACCGCCATCATTGCCGCCCTCCCTAGTACCACCTCCACCCAAACCAGCCACAAAAG GAAAGCATGGCAACAGCACAACCCTTATTATCATTGGTGTTGTAGGTGGAATAGCTCTGGGACTACTCAGTTTTTGCATTTTCTCCTTCAGAAGAAAATGGCGAAGCAGAAGGAAAGGAGAGAAATTTCAGG GTTTGGAAGAAGGTGACGGGGTAAAAGCAATGCAGTATGATTTTGGCGTAATTAGTGCAGCAACAAATAACTTTTCAAGTACTAACTTGCTGGGGAAAGGAGGATTTGGTGCTGTTTACAAG GGTACTCTCTCAGATGGAAAGGAGATTGCTGTAAAAAGGCTGTCCAAGGGATCAGGACAAGGTGACCAAGAATTCAGGAATGAGGTCTTGTTAGTGGCAAAGCTCCAACACAAAAGTTTAGTTAGATTGTTGGGTTTCAGCCTGAAATATGAAGAAAGACTGCTGGTCTATGAATTCATGTCAAATGGGAGCCTTGACAAATTCCTCTTTG ATTCAGCAAAGAGGTCATTGTTGGATTGGGATCAACGCTACAAAATCATAGAGAGTGTTGCAAAGGGACTTCTTTATCTCCATGAAGATTCACGACTAAAGATTATTCATCGTGACCTAAAAGCCAGTAATATTCTCTTGGATGAAGACATGAAtgccaaaatttcagattttggtATGGCCAAGTTGTTCCAGCTCCATGAGAGTGTAGCCGAAACCAATAGAGTTGTGGGGACCTA TGGGTATATGGCACCGGAGTATGCACTGCAAGGCATATGTTCAGACAAGGCAGATGTCTTCAGCCATGGAGTGCTGGTTTTGGAAATCATAAGTGGTCAAAAGAACCGTTATGTCCAACAAGGCCAGAATGTGGAGGACCTTCTCAGCATT GTTTGGAAAAACTGGATTAAAGGAACAGCTTCAAATATAATAGATTCAACTCTCAAGGCTGGCTCAGCTCCGATAGAAGCTATAGTGAGGTGCATACACATTGGCTTGTTGTGTGTTCAAGATGGTGTAGCTAGTAGACCAACCATGGCTTCAGTTGTATTCATGCTCCATAGCTTATCTCCTAGTCTGCCAATGCCTTCTGAGCCTGCATATTTTTCACGTAGCACCAGCATTGCTTCAAACAATCAGCCTCAGCAGGCTCTTGAAGATTCGAAAGCAAAAAGATCAGGTCAAATTCAACCTGCAGGAGGAGCTGCTACTAACTATTCCTTAAATGAAGCATCAATAAGTGAGTTTGATCCTCGA GGATGGTTTCTTTCAGTCTTTTACATGCTTACAAACCTTGTTTTCCTATCTGTTTCACAACCAAGCTTCACAGATTTCTTCTGTTCAAAAGGAGTAGGCAACTACACGCAGAACAGCACATACCAGGCTAATCTCAACTCTCTTCTTTCCTCCCTTTCATACAACATCAACCCGTATGGATTCTACAATTCCTCTTTTGGCCAAGGTCTCGATACAGTTAATGCAATCGTGCTATGTAGAGGCGATGTTGATCAGGAAACTTGTCGTGTTTGTGTACAAAACTCTGCTGGAAAGCTCACACAGGTCTGTCCTAATCAAAAGGAGGCAGTTGGTTGGTATGATCAATGCATGTTAAGATATTCGAATAAGTCGATTTTCGGAGTTATGTCTAATCTTCCACCTTTCACTCTTCAGAACCCATTGAATTCTACAAATCCCATTCTGTTTAGTCAGGAGGTTAGCAATTTAGCAACTAGCTTAGAAAACAGAATCTTTTCAGGGAATCCAGACCGGAAATTTGCTGTAGGGAAAAGCAATAACAGCAATGTTGAGACCATATATGCTTTGATGCAGTGCACACCTGATATAGATCCAGGAACTTGTAATTTTTGCCTTAGGTTGACTTCAAATGTGATGTCTCAGTGCTGTTCTTGGAGTCAAGGGGCAAGAGTTGTTGGACCAAGTTGTAGTTTTTGGTATGAGTTGATCCCCTTTTATAATGAGAGTGCCATTCCATCACCACCAGGTCCACCGCCATCCCCACAAG GAAACAAAGGTAACAAGACATGGATTGTCATCGTTTGTGTCATCGTTGCAGTGGTACTTGTAATACTTAGTGTTTGCATTTTCATCTTCACAAGAAAATGGCAGAAGAGGAAGAAAGCAGCAAAGCTTGAAG aattggaagaaattgatGGGGCAGAAACAGTACAGTACGACTTTAGCACAATTAGAGCAGCAACAAATAATTTTTCTGCTAATGATTTGCTGGGAAAAGGAGGATTTGGTGCTGTTTACAAG GGAACTCTTTCGGATGGACAAATGATAGCTGCAAAAAGATTGTCTAAGGAGTCAGGACAAGGTGAACAAGAATTTAGGAATGAAGTCTTGCTGGTGGCAAAGCTCCAACACAAAAGTCTGGTTAGATTGTTGGGTTTTTGTCTGGAAAAAACAGAAAGACTGTTGATTTATGAATTCCTGTCAAATGGGAGCCTTGATAAACTACTTTTTG ATCCTCTGAAGAGCTCAGAACTGGACTGGGATCGGCGCTACAGAATCGTAGAGAGTGTTGCAAAGGGACTTCTTTATCTGCATGAAGATTCTCGATTGAAGATTATTCATCGTGATCTGAAGGCTAGTAATATTCTCTTAGATGAAGATATGAATGCTAAAATCTCAGATTTTGGCATGGCCAGGTTGTTCCATGCAGACGAGAGTGTAGCCAACACCAATAGAATTGCAGGGACCTA TGGATACATGGCACCAGAGTATGCATTGCATGGACTATTTTCAATCAAATCTGATGTCTTCAGCTATGGGGTGTTAGTTCTCGAAATAATAAGTGGGCTGAAGAACTCCTATTTCCGGGATGGCCAAACTGTGGAGGACCTTCTAAGTTTT GCTTGGAAAAACTGGCTTGGAGGAACAGCCTTGAAGATAATTGATCCCGCTATCACGGCTAGTTCGGGTTCAATACAGAACATAATCAGATGCATCCACATCGGGTTGTTATGCGTTCAAGATGATATAACTAAGAGACCAACTAGTGCTTCAGTTGTTCTCATGCTCCAGAGCTTTTCCGTCAGTCTTCCAAAGCCTTCTGAGCCTGCTTTTTTTGCACACAGTCGCAGCATTGGTTCAGACAAGTCTGATACACCATTGTTATCTGAAGATTCTAAAACTATAAGTACTGCAAGTCCATCACAACCTGCTGTTGCCAGTCAGTCTGTCAATGAGGCATCAATCAGTGATTTAGACCCTCGATGA
- the LOC113780971 gene encoding uncharacterized protein LOC113780971 isoform X2, which yields MKRKDRCCDKVVPTPKRNRKSKSEVKVDEFQRLPDELLLSIFTKMPDFKYVCQCSLVCKRFASVITLVHNVTVTFISKECEVSEDLAHIQNAFDKKMSPQNQITPKMDITCLRQTLKFINCLRKFKDLKSVHIKFSYVETSSSTPLEWKTKFGPELEYVVALLPTSIEKKTKQELSQDQEVGDVTWSLTESELEHSLYRAYGCCQETVVRQTILYMLVEHHSMLHSVTITDSEKQGRLCIQDEQLLELKNSFRNKDLEQIFEEVKIPHIFKVGYVPVVRLPALGYLLKGVILLIFKPKEEPSAGDEDVDDNSALLAWQYDDEEVFRETVREMLVNHKERMHLVPRAAEDAVA from the coding sequence atgaaaaggaaagatAGATGCTGTGACAAGGTTGTGCCAACACCGAAGAGAAATAGGAAATCCAAGTCCGAAGTAAAAGTGGATGAGTTTCAGCGCCTCCCAGATGAGCTGCTTCTCTCCATCTTCACCAAGATGCCAGATTTCAAATATGTTTGTCAATGCTCATTAGTCTGCAAGCGCTTTGCATCTGTGATCACCCTTGTGCACAATGTTACGGTGACTTTTATTAGCAAAGAATGTGAGGTATCTGAAGATCTCGCACACATCCAGAATGCTTTTGATAAGAAAATGTCCCCTCAAAACCAAATAACTCCAAAAATGGACATAACATGCTTGCGCCAGACACTGAAGTTTATCAATTGCCTCAGGAAATTTAAAGATCTAAAATCTGTCCACATCAAGTTCTCATATGTGGAAACATCATCATCCACGCCGCTTGAGTGGAAGACAAAGTTTGGACCTGAACTGGAATATGTCGTGGCTCTTTTACCTACTTCAATTGAGAAGAAAACCAAGCAGGAACTTAGTCAAGATCAAGAAGTTGGAGATGTTACATGGAGTCTTACCGAAAGTGAGTTGGAGCATAGTCTATACAGGGCATATGGCTGTTGCCAAGAGACTGTTGTAAGACAAACTATTCTATATATGTTAGTTGAGCATCACTCAATGCTTCATAGTGTGACAATAACAGACTCTGAGAAACAGGGGCGGTTGTGCATACAAGATGAACAGCTTCTTGAGTTAAAAAATAGCTTTAGAAATAAAGACTTGGAGCAGATATTTGAAGAAGTCAAGATACCTCATATATTTAAGGTTGGCTATGTGCCTGTTGTACGTTTGCCTGCATTAGGATACCTCTTGAAGGGTGTTATTCTTTTGATTTTCAAGCCTAAAGAAGAGCCCTCTGCAGGTGATGAAGATGTTGATGACAACAGTGCTTTATTGGCATGGCAATATGATGATGAAGAGGTGTTTAGGGAAACTGTAAGAGAAATGTTAGTGAACCACAAAGAAAGGATGCACCTGGTTCCAAGAGCTGCTGAGGATGCTGTAGCATGA
- the LOC113780971 gene encoding uncharacterized protein LOC113780971 isoform X1 produces the protein MWRRHTERKMKRKDRCCDKVVPTPKRNRKSKSEVKVDEFQRLPDELLLSIFTKMPDFKYVCQCSLVCKRFASVITLVHNVTVTFISKECEVSEDLAHIQNAFDKKMSPQNQITPKMDITCLRQTLKFINCLRKFKDLKSVHIKFSYVETSSSTPLEWKTKFGPELEYVVALLPTSIEKKTKQELSQDQEVGDVTWSLTESELEHSLYRAYGCCQETVVRQTILYMLVEHHSMLHSVTITDSEKQGRLCIQDEQLLELKNSFRNKDLEQIFEEVKIPHIFKVGYVPVVRLPALGYLLKGVILLIFKPKEEPSAGDEDVDDNSALLAWQYDDEEVFRETVREMLVNHKERMHLVPRAAEDAVA, from the exons ATGTGGAGAAGACACACAGAGAG aaaaatgaaaaggaaagatAGATGCTGTGACAAGGTTGTGCCAACACCGAAGAGAAATAGGAAATCCAAGTCCGAAGTAAAAGTGGATGAGTTTCAGCGCCTCCCAGATGAGCTGCTTCTCTCCATCTTCACCAAGATGCCAGATTTCAAATATGTTTGTCAATGCTCATTAGTCTGCAAGCGCTTTGCATCTGTGATCACCCTTGTGCACAATGTTACGGTGACTTTTATTAGCAAAGAATGTGAGGTATCTGAAGATCTCGCACACATCCAGAATGCTTTTGATAAGAAAATGTCCCCTCAAAACCAAATAACTCCAAAAATGGACATAACATGCTTGCGCCAGACACTGAAGTTTATCAATTGCCTCAGGAAATTTAAAGATCTAAAATCTGTCCACATCAAGTTCTCATATGTGGAAACATCATCATCCACGCCGCTTGAGTGGAAGACAAAGTTTGGACCTGAACTGGAATATGTCGTGGCTCTTTTACCTACTTCAATTGAGAAGAAAACCAAGCAGGAACTTAGTCAAGATCAAGAAGTTGGAGATGTTACATGGAGTCTTACCGAAAGTGAGTTGGAGCATAGTCTATACAGGGCATATGGCTGTTGCCAAGAGACTGTTGTAAGACAAACTATTCTATATATGTTAGTTGAGCATCACTCAATGCTTCATAGTGTGACAATAACAGACTCTGAGAAACAGGGGCGGTTGTGCATACAAGATGAACAGCTTCTTGAGTTAAAAAATAGCTTTAGAAATAAAGACTTGGAGCAGATATTTGAAGAAGTCAAGATACCTCATATATTTAAGGTTGGCTATGTGCCTGTTGTACGTTTGCCTGCATTAGGATACCTCTTGAAGGGTGTTATTCTTTTGATTTTCAAGCCTAAAGAAGAGCCCTCTGCAGGTGATGAAGATGTTGATGACAACAGTGCTTTATTGGCATGGCAATATGATGATGAAGAGGTGTTTAGGGAAACTGTAAGAGAAATGTTAGTGAACCACAAAGAAAGGATGCACCTGGTTCCAAGAGCTGCTGAGGATGCTGTAGCATGA